One genomic window of Syntrophorhabdaceae bacterium includes the following:
- a CDS encoding DUF2238 domain-containing protein, translating to MSSKRYPVILLIIILAFWAWSGIEPHDTRLTWVLETFPFMIALPVMLLTYRRFPLSNLTYAIISIHAMILMLGGHYSYAKVPLGFWMEDWFGWTRNNYDKIGHFIQGFGPAIYTREIVLRTSPLGRGKWLGFISVAVPLAFSALYEIIEWLASLSNPTDTEAFLGTQGYIWDTQSDMFWCLIGSIAALILLTRLHNRYLLKIGVR from the coding sequence ATGTCATCAAAAAGGTATCCCGTCATATTATTGATAATAATATTGGCCTTTTGGGCCTGGTCGGGAATTGAGCCGCATGACACCCGCCTTACCTGGGTTTTGGAAACCTTCCCGTTCATGATCGCCTTACCGGTCATGCTGCTTACATACAGGAGGTTTCCGCTGAGCAATCTGACCTATGCTATCATCTCGATCCACGCCATGATCCTGATGTTGGGCGGCCACTACTCTTACGCCAAGGTACCGCTGGGTTTCTGGATGGAGGATTGGTTTGGCTGGACCCGCAATAATTACGACAAGATCGGACATTTCATACAGGGTTTCGGCCCGGCGATATATACACGCGAAATTGTATTACGAACATCGCCGCTCGGACGGGGCAAGTGGCTTGGTTTTATATCCGTCGCCGTTCCCCTGGCCTTTTCGGCATTATACGAGATCATTGAATGGCTGGCTTCCCTTTCAAATCCGACCGACACTGAAGCCTTCCTCGGGACACAGGGTTACATCTGGGACACGCAAAGCGACATGTTCTGGTGTCTGATAGGCTCGATCGCCGCGCTCATCCTGCTTACGAGATTGCACAATAGATACCTTCTGAAAATCGGCGTGCGCTGA